The following is a genomic window from Desulfobaccales bacterium.
CTGAAGATCATCCACAAACGCTGGCTGGAGCGCTACCAGCGCCCCCCCGACGCCGTGGTCCTGGAGGGGCCCATGGCCGGCGGACACTTGGGCTTCACTCTGGCGGACTTGCAGAAAAAGGAATTCCAACTGGAGAACCTCTTCCCGCCCATCAAGGAATTCGCCCAGAAAAACGGGGATTATCCGGTCATCGTGGCCGGCGGCATCTACTACCGGGAAGATATTGTGCGCTGGGTCAATGACATGGGCGCCGATGGGGTGCAGATGGGCACCCGCTTCGCCGCCACGGTGGAGAGCGGCGCCAGCGAGGAGTTTAAGCGAGCCATCATCAACTGCCGCCCCCAGGACATCATTGTCAGCGACAAACCCGGCTCGCCCTGCGGCCTGCCCTTCCGGCTGCTTAAGACCTCCCCCGGCTATCAGCTGGCCCTCAAAAAGGCCCGCCCTCCTAAGTGCAACCGGGGCTATGTGCTCAAAAAGGACGCGGAAGGCAACTTCACCGTCTGCTCCGCCAAGGATTCCTGCGAAGACTTCTGCATCTGCAACGTGCTTTTGAGCGCCCACGGCTACACCGATGAGGAGGCCCCCATCTTCACTGTGGGCCAGCGGGCCTATCTGGTGGACCGCATCCTCACGGTGGACGAGCTCATGGACGAGCTCCTGGGCGTGACACCGACCCAGTAATGGTTTGTGGGAGAGGGGCCAGGGGGTCATGGTCCCCTGCCCCCCTCCCCTGCCCTCTCCCCCAACCCCATAAGGAGGCCGGAGAAGTCTGGTGGGAGGACCGGAGGCCTGTAATGCCCCGGCCCTCCCCTCGGTCTGCAGGCTCACTTGCCGAAGGCGCAGCGGGGGTAGCTGCACTCCGGGCAATGGCGGCACAGACCCCCGTGGCCCATGAGGGCCAGCTCCCTCCTCCCCACCCGCTCCCCGGCCAGGACCCGGGGAAGCACCAGGTCCAGCACCGTCACCGGGTGGTGCAAAGCGCAGGCCGGCACCCCCAACACCGGCACCTCCCCGATATAGGCGCAGAGAAACATGGCCCCGGGCAGCACTGCGGCGCCGTAGTGGATCTCGCCGGCGCCGGCCTCCCGGATCCCCTGCCGGGTGACGTCGTCCGGGTCCACGCTCATGCCGCCGGTCACCAGAATCAGGGTGCAGCCGGCCTCCAGATGCGCCCGGATGGCCCCGGCGATGAGCCGGGCGTCATCCGGCGCGAAGCTGACGCCGCCGGACTTCACCCCCAGGCGGGCCAGCTTGCCCTCCAGGATGGGGGCGAAGCGGTCGGGAATGAGGCCGTGAAAGACCTCGTTGCCGGTGATGACGATGCCCGCCTTGGCGGCCTGAAGAGGCAGGACCCGCAGCACCGCGCCGTGCTGGCGGGCAATGGCCGCGGCCCGCTCGATGACTGCCCGCTTCATGATGAGGGGGATGGCCCGGGTGCCGGCCACCAGGTCCCCCTGCTGCACCAGGGTGTGGCTGTGGAGGGTGGCGCACATCACCTCCTCCACCATATTGAAGGCCGCCAGGGCCGGCACATCCACCACCAGCAGGCCGTCCCGCCCGGCGTAGAGGTTGATGCGCCCCTCTTTGGGGTGGTTCTGCCACACCACCCCCTCCCCCGCCAGAGCCTCAGCCAGGATAGCGGCGGCCTCGTTTTCGTGGATTTCGTCCTCCTCCAGGTCGATGACGTAGAGGTGGTTTTTCCCCAGGCGCTGCAAGCGGCAGAGGTCCGCCTCGCATACCAGGTGACCCTTGGTGAAGGCCGGGCCTTTGAATTCCCCGGGCCTGATTTCGGTGATGTCGTGGGCCAGGCGGGTGCCCACGGCCTCAGACAAGGGAATCTTCTTGATCATGGTCGTCCTCAGGGGCTGAGGTCAGCCGGGGAGGATTGAGGTTCTCCGGGAAAGACAAGGGCTCGGGGGTGGGGACCCAGTTCATTTCCGGCCAGGCAATCTCCCGGGGCCGGCTGAAATAGGCGTCGCCGGCGCAGGGCCGGCAAAGCACCCGGCCGTGGCGCCGCACTTCCCGGCCGTCCCGCACCACCTGGCCGCAGGCCTGGCAGGTGGCCTTGGCCCGGGTGGGGCCCGGGAGGTCCACCGCCCTCAATTCCACTTCCACCTCCTGCACCCGGAAAAGCACGCTGTCGGGCATGCGCCGGTAGGCGACGAGCTGCCGGCGCACCTTGTCGGTCTCCTCGGGGGCATACAGGGCCGCCAGCTCCCGGGATTCCTCCGTGGAGAGGATGCGGTAGGCCCGGCCGGTCCTGAGATGCACGAAGGTGGCGGCCATGATGCCGTAGTCCGCAAACTTGAGGGAGCGCCGACCCAGCCTGACGCCGGTGACGTAGGCCACCGCATCCCCGGCGCAGCGGTCCATCTCCACAAAGACGATGAGGTCCTTCAGTTGGGCCAGGTTGGGGGGCACCGCCATGCCCTGCAGGCGCAGGCCCAGGATGGCCAAGCGCACCCCCACCACCTGCCCGGGGCAGAGATGCCCGTGGGCCGCGGCCGAGGCCGTGAGGAGCTCGTCAAAGGTCATAGCTTTTTCCACGCGGAACAGGGCCTGGGAACCCCGGTCCTCCTGCGACCATCACTCACCGCGGGATGACTTTACACCTTCACCAGCTTCACCTGGCTCTGATAAAAGACGGCGCTGCCGCCCACCGGGTCCACCAGGCCGGTGTTTTTCAGGACCGGGTCCACCCGCATGGCGGCGTTGGCGTGGATGCCCGTGGCCCGCCGGGGGTCACCCTTGATGCGCACCCCGTCGATGAGCACCGGCTCGGCGCCGTAGGCCCAATGGCCGTGGCCCAGGGTAAAGCCGATGACCCCGGGCCGGATGCCCTCGTGGATCTTGATCTTGCCGATCATGGGCTTCTTCCAGCCGTGGCCCAGGTCCCAGACCCCGTCCTCGTTGGTTGGGGAGACCACCATCACCCGGTCTCCGGGTTTGAGGCCCAGGCGCCGGGTGTCTGTCGGGGAGATGTCGATGAAGTTCTCCGGATACACCGCCTGTAGCCAGTAATTCCCGGGAGTGCGGGATTTGGTGTGGGCGATGTGCCGGTAGGTGATGAGGGTGAGGTCATAGCCCTGGGCCTCGTCCGTGAGCTTGCGGCCCAGACAGTCATGGGGCCCCTCGATATAGGCCACGGTGGGCACATAGGGCTTGCCGGTCATGGAGTTTTTGGTGCTGGCCAGCTTGTCGAAGTAAATGCCCACCATCTTGCCGTATTTGTTGGCCAGCTGGCCGTCCTTGTAGGCCTTCTGATACTCCTGGAAGCGGCCGCCCCGGTTAAGCACATAGACCACCCGGGGCCAGAGCTCGGGCCCCACCGCCTTTTGCCAGCGCTCATAGTCATAGACCGTGGGCGGCAGGTGGCGCCGGGCCTCCTTGAAGATGCGCAGCTCCTCGGCGTCTGCCGCCGGCACCATTTCCGAGCCGTCCGCCTTGTCGCCAAAGGCGATGTTGGCCACCATACGCAGGTACATATCCTCGTCCCGCTTCAGGTGCAGACCCGGCCCGAAGGCGTCCTGGCCGAAGCCGGGGAGCTTGAGTTTCTCCGCCAGGCCCAGGACCAGGGCCTCCAGGGACAGGGGCATCTTCTCCCCGAAGACCGTCACCGTGTCCGTGAGGGGCGCCGAGACCGGCTGGCGGAAAGGCGCCACCTTGGGGGTGACGGAGGGGTGGGAGCCGGAGAACTCCCAGCGCTCCAGAAAGGTGAGGTCCGGGAAGATGTAGTCGGCGTACATGCTGGTCTCGCCGATGACGATGTCCGAGGCGAAGATCAGGGGGATCTTCTTGGGATCCATCAGGATCTCCACGTGCTTGTGCCCCGCGGGGAGGGCATAGACCGGGGAGCCCATATAAAGGAACAGGGCTTTGATCTGATAGGGGTACATGTCCCCGGCGCTGGGGATGATCTCCTGATAGATGTCGCTGGCGAAGGGATACCACACCCGCTTGGCCGGAAAGCCGCTAAAGAGGGTGGTCTTGTCATAGGCCGTCTCGTGCCGGATGATGGAGATGCCCCAGGGTTTCAGTTTGCCCTTCTGTTTGGTGAGGTTGAAAGGCTTGCCTTCCTTGTCGCCGTCCAGGTTGTAGGTGGTGGCCTTGGCCAGACCGCCCATCCAGTCGTGGTTGCCGATGAGGGTGTTTAAGGTCATGTAGATGAGGACATTGTAAAAGCCCGAGGTGTTCTGGGAGACGCCCCGGTGGATGTCCGCCACCGCCTTTTTGCCGTGACTGGTGAATTCCCGGGCCAGATCCTCCAGGTCGCTGGCCCGGACCCCGGCCAGCTCGGCCCATTCACTGAGCTTTCGGGCGCTCACCGTGTCCTTGAGGATCTGAAAGACGCTCTTCACTTTGAGGCCGCTGCCCGGCACCTCGGTGTCCACCAACAGCTCGCCCTCCACCGGCTCGGTCTCGCTGTCGGGGTCAAAGGGGATGAATTTGCCGTCCTTGAAGGCCACGAAGGGGTCGAAGTCCCACTCGCCACCGTCCTTTTTGGGCCGCTTCTGGGGCGGCAGGCCCAGATCGGAGCCCCGGAGGAAGGTGGTGGGCTGGCCGTCTTTCAGCTTCACCAGCCAGGCGGTCTGGGTCCAGGTGGGCTCGTGGTCGGCCAGGGCCGCAGCCTTGTTGGCATTGGCCAGGTAACGGGCGTCGTAGCGCTGGTTGTCGATGATCCAGCGCATCATCCCCAGGCCCACCGCGGCCACCCCGTTGGGCCTGACCGGCAGCCACTTCCAGGCCCGGGAGGCGGCCTTGTTGCAGCGGGGGTCCACCACCGCGATCTTCAGGCGGCCGTCAATCAGGCCGTTGGTGATCTTCACCGAGCGCAAGGGCGGCCCATAGTTGCCCTCATAGAGGTTGGCGCCCACAAAGAGGATGAACTCGGCGTTGCCGGTGTCCGCCTGCCAGTAGAATTTGCTGCCGCCGGTGAACTTGCCTTCCACAAACTGGTCGCTCATGGCCTTGCAGGTGAAGTACAGGGAGCCCTGGCACACCGTGGTGTGGCCGTGAGTGTTCACCGAACCCATGGCGCTTCCCACCAGGCGCTTCAGGAGCTCGCTGCGCCCGGCCTTGAGGCGCCCCCACTGCAGGCAGAACTGGTTGTTTTTGGGGCCCAGGTCCGGGTGATCCGGGTCAATGAGGTATGTGAGATTGTCCTTGTGCTTCTCTTTGAAGGCCGCCAGATCCATCTTTTTGGCCGTCACCAGCCCGGCGTCGGCGGCCAGCTCGGCGGCGATTTTGGGATCCCTGAGCACCAGGATGTCCTTCAAGCCCTCCACCTGGCCTTCGCCGAAGAGGTTCCCCCCTTCCACAATCTCGGTGATGGCCTGCTCAAAGGAGATGGTCTGCCATTTGTTTTCGCCCCGCTTGCCGGCCCGCTTCAGGACCTTCACCAGCCGGTACGGGTCATAGAGGGCCTGGAGGCCCGCCTGCCCCTTGGGGCAGATGGCCCCCTCCACCGTGGCCGCCTGGGCAATGGGCGTGTGGTAGGGGAGCTGGGGGGTCAGGGTCCAGGGACTGTAAGGATTGCCGTCGATCTTGGCCACCAGGCCGTCCACCAGCTTCACCTTGATGCCGCAGTTGGTGTTGCACTGCTGGCAGACGGAGTAGATCTGGTTTTCCGGGCGGTGGTGCACGTAGGCGTCCCCCACGTCAAAGACGGGGGAGCGCTCCTCCGCCGCCCAGCCCAAGCGGGGCAGGCAGCTCACGGCCGCCACCGACCCCCCCAGCAGCGCCGAGCACTTGAGAAAGTCCCGGCGGTCCAAGGGCTGGTTGATCATCTCCAGGAACTCACCCTCCGGGGCTGCAAACTCAGGCTTCGACATGTCCCGCTTCTCCTTTGCCGGCGCTGACGATGGGCAGGTATTTGGATCCCAGCATGAAGGCCAGCAGCCCCAGGGAAAAGACCCACAGGCTCACCAGCCATTCGTTGAGGTTGGGGAAATACTGGTCGGTCCTGAGACGCCAATGGTAAAAGGTGGCCTCCAGGCCCTCCAGTTTATAGACCGCCTGGTCCGGGATGACAAAGTTGAGGCGCACTGCAATGAAGGTGATGATGATGAGGAAGCTGGCGGCGGCCACCGCCTGGGCGCTCTCATGCCGGAAGGACAGGAGGTAGAGGGGAATCGCGCTCCCCAGGAAGAGGTGCACCACCCAGAAGACCCACCAATACGGCCCGAAGGCGATGATGTCCAGGGAGGCCCGGTTGATGGTCATGCCGGTGCGGTAACCCACAAAGAACTGCAGGGCCTCCAAAAAGAGAAACACCACCAGCAGAAAGCGGATGACGTGCCCCAGATAGTGCACCAGGGCGTCATCAATCCTGAAGATAAAGGTGAGGAAGGTGATGAGGGCGCCACCGGAGAGGAGCGCGGTGACGATGAACAAAAGCGGGGTCAAAGCGCCGTTCCAGATGGGCCGGTTTAGGAGAATGGCGAAGATGGCGCCGTTGATGCCGTAAAAGATGAGCCCCACCGGCAGGCTGATGATGGAGAGCAGGCGCACCCGGCGGTGGTCCGCCTGCCGGTCCGCGGCGGTGAAATCCGTCTTGCCGAAGCTCAGCAGGCGGTAGAGCCAGCGGGCCGGGGTGCCCTCCTGCTGCGCGCCCTCCACCAGGCTCTCCCGCAGGAGGAAGTAGCACTCCAGGGCATAGATGATGATCATGGCGTTGGTGAAGACCACCATCCAGAAGATCATGGAGGTCCAGCCCGGATTGGTGAGAAAGCGCCAGACCCGGGAGAAATGCCCCAGATCGAAGCTGATGATGATCACTTCGCAGAGGATGGCCACCAGCACGGTGAAGGCCGACAGAGGCCCGATGGGCGCAAAGATCTTCACCCGAAAGACATAGGTGAGGATGGTGATGAGGAAGGCGCCGGCGGTGAGGCCGAGGAAGAAGAGATAGACCGCCACCCACAGGCCCCAGGGCACATACGACCCGAGGGCGGTGGCCCGTTTGCCGTAGAGGAGGACATTGGCCACGCCCCAGGTGCCCACCATCAGGCCCGCCGCCGCCAAACCCACCAGAATCTTGTAGTAGCGGTTGTCGTGCATGTCCGCCCCCTTTATTTCAGGTAATAGACCGCCGGCTGGGTGCCCAGCTCCTCTTTCAGGCGGAAGAGGCGGGGGGAGCCCAGGGCTTCAAAGATGAGGCTGTCCGGGTCGGTGCGGTCGCCGAAGATGGTGGCCCGGCCGATGCAGGAGGTGACGCAGGCCGGCAGCATCCCCACCTTCAGGCGGTGGAGACAGAAGTGGCACTTGCGGGCGTTGCCGAAGGGGGAGCCGCCGTTGCGGTCCGGCCAGCGTCTGCCGTACTCCGCCGCGGGGCGCTCCTCGTAACCGGCAAAGGCGGCCCGGCGGCCGAAGAGCTTCCCGGGCATCTCCGGGGTGTCGTTGGTATAGCGCTCGCCGAAATCCGAGGTCCGGGCGGCATAGGGGCAGGCCACCAGGCAGTAGCGGCAGCCGATGCAGCGCAGGTAGTTCACCCGCACCACCCCCTGCTCATCCCGGTAGGTGGCGTTGACCGGGCAGACCTTGGTGCAGGGCGGGTTCTGGCAGTGGACGCAGGGCCGAGGCACAAAACGCTGGCGCACCATGGGGTAATGGCCCACTTCCTCTTCCAGGACCACCCGGTAGACCACCCCCGGCGGCAACTTGTTCTCCGCCACGCAAGCCAGGGTGCAGGCGTGGCAGCCGATGCAGCGGGCCAGATCGATGACCATCCCCCATCTGATCTCCCGGGGGTCTTTGGCCAAGGCCCGTCTCAGGTCCCGCTGCATGCGCATCAGGGCATCCTCCAGCGGCAAGGCTCGGGTCATGGGGCTCCTCCTTGGGGCACGGGGTGATCATGATCCAGCCCGGGACAACCGGGGCAAAGCGGGAAGAGAAAACCGGAGAGGGAGGGGGAAGGGAATGGGAGCACGTGGGGCGCCGGCACCATGCCGGGAAGGTCACCTAAAGGCCGCGGGGAAAATAAGGCGCCCGCCTGTGGCGGAGGATGGCAGGACCCCAGGCGGACCGGCCCGGGACAGGCCCCGGAGGGCGGCGGGCCCGCCGCCGGGGTCGTCCCGATGAGGAGGTCTCTCAATCTGTGCTGGGCTTCGGCCGGACTGGGGGGCAGCATCTCTCCCTCAGTGGGCGGTGCCGTGCTTGCGGCGGTAGTCTGCAATGGCCCGGGCCAAGGCATCCGCCCCCAGGTTGGAGCAGTGCAGCTTGTTCTTGGGCAGGCCCCCCAGGACCCCGGCCACGTCCTTGTTGGTGATGCGGGCGGCTTCCTCCAGGGTCTTGCCTTTGGCCATCTCGCTCACC
Proteins encoded in this region:
- a CDS encoding nitronate monooxygenase: MITLPTVEVKGAARGVIFIQGGMGIGISLAPLAKAVARRGGIGTISSAALHTLVSKRIGRRVDAREAAAIEVAEAKSEGGFIAINIMVALHKTFFKSILGAIDGGVNALILGAGLPTTLPDEVKTAPVALIPIVSSVKALKIIHKRWLERYQRPPDAVVLEGPMAGGHLGFTLADLQKKEFQLENLFPPIKEFAQKNGDYPVIVAGGIYYREDIVRWVNDMGADGVQMGTRFAATVESGASEEFKRAIINCRPQDIIVSDKPGSPCGLPFRLLKTSPGYQLALKKARPPKCNRGYVLKKDAEGNFTVCSAKDSCEDFCICNVLLSAHGYTDEEAPIFTVGQRAYLVDRILTVDELMDELLGVTPTQ
- a CDS encoding molybdopterin-binding protein: MIKKIPLSEAVGTRLAHDITEIRPGEFKGPAFTKGHLVCEADLCRLQRLGKNHLYVIDLEEDEIHENEAAAILAEALAGEGVVWQNHPKEGRINLYAGRDGLLVVDVPALAAFNMVEEVMCATLHSHTLVQQGDLVAGTRAIPLIMKRAVIERAAAIARQHGAVLRVLPLQAAKAGIVITGNEVFHGLIPDRFAPILEGKLARLGVKSGGVSFAPDDARLIAGAIRAHLEAGCTLILVTGGMSVDPDDVTRQGIREAGAGEIHYGAAVLPGAMFLCAYIGEVPVLGVPACALHHPVTVLDLVLPRVLAGERVGRRELALMGHGGLCRHCPECSYPRCAFGK
- a CDS encoding FmdE family protein gives rise to the protein MEKAMTFDELLTASAAAHGHLCPGQVVGVRLAILGLRLQGMAVPPNLAQLKDLIVFVEMDRCAGDAVAYVTGVRLGRRSLKFADYGIMAATFVHLRTGRAYRILSTEESRELAALYAPEETDKVRRQLVAYRRMPDSVLFRVQEVEVELRAVDLPGPTRAKATCQACGQVVRDGREVRRHGRVLCRPCAGDAYFSRPREIAWPEMNWVPTPEPLSFPENLNPPRLTSAPEDDHDQEDSLV
- a CDS encoding molybdopterin-dependent oxidoreductase yields the protein MSKPEFAAPEGEFLEMINQPLDRRDFLKCSALLGGSVAAVSCLPRLGWAAEERSPVFDVGDAYVHHRPENQIYSVCQQCNTNCGIKVKLVDGLVAKIDGNPYSPWTLTPQLPYHTPIAQAATVEGAICPKGQAGLQALYDPYRLVKVLKRAGKRGENKWQTISFEQAITEIVEGGNLFGEGQVEGLKDILVLRDPKIAAELAADAGLVTAKKMDLAAFKEKHKDNLTYLIDPDHPDLGPKNNQFCLQWGRLKAGRSELLKRLVGSAMGSVNTHGHTTVCQGSLYFTCKAMSDQFVEGKFTGGSKFYWQADTGNAEFILFVGANLYEGNYGPPLRSVKITNGLIDGRLKIAVVDPRCNKAASRAWKWLPVRPNGVAAVGLGMMRWIIDNQRYDARYLANANKAAALADHEPTWTQTAWLVKLKDGQPTTFLRGSDLGLPPQKRPKKDGGEWDFDPFVAFKDGKFIPFDPDSETEPVEGELLVDTEVPGSGLKVKSVFQILKDTVSARKLSEWAELAGVRASDLEDLAREFTSHGKKAVADIHRGVSQNTSGFYNVLIYMTLNTLIGNHDWMGGLAKATTYNLDGDKEGKPFNLTKQKGKLKPWGISIIRHETAYDKTTLFSGFPAKRVWYPFASDIYQEIIPSAGDMYPYQIKALFLYMGSPVYALPAGHKHVEILMDPKKIPLIFASDIVIGETSMYADYIFPDLTFLERWEFSGSHPSVTPKVAPFRQPVSAPLTDTVTVFGEKMPLSLEALVLGLAEKLKLPGFGQDAFGPGLHLKRDEDMYLRMVANIAFGDKADGSEMVPAADAEELRIFKEARRHLPPTVYDYERWQKAVGPELWPRVVYVLNRGGRFQEYQKAYKDGQLANKYGKMVGIYFDKLASTKNSMTGKPYVPTVAYIEGPHDCLGRKLTDEAQGYDLTLITYRHIAHTKSRTPGNYWLQAVYPENFIDISPTDTRRLGLKPGDRVMVVSPTNEDGVWDLGHGWKKPMIGKIKIHEGIRPGVIGFTLGHGHWAYGAEPVLIDGVRIKGDPRRATGIHANAAMRVDPVLKNTGLVDPVGGSAVFYQSQVKLVKV
- the nrfD gene encoding NrfD/PsrC family molybdoenzyme membrane anchor subunit, with protein sequence MHDNRYYKILVGLAAAGLMVGTWGVANVLLYGKRATALGSYVPWGLWVAVYLFFLGLTAGAFLITILTYVFRVKIFAPIGPLSAFTVLVAILCEVIIISFDLGHFSRVWRFLTNPGWTSMIFWMVVFTNAMIIIYALECYFLLRESLVEGAQQEGTPARWLYRLLSFGKTDFTAADRQADHRRVRLLSIISLPVGLIFYGINGAIFAILLNRPIWNGALTPLLFIVTALLSGGALITFLTFIFRIDDALVHYLGHVIRFLLVVFLFLEALQFFVGYRTGMTINRASLDIIAFGPYWWVFWVVHLFLGSAIPLYLLSFRHESAQAVAAASFLIIITFIAVRLNFVIPDQAVYKLEGLEATFYHWRLRTDQYFPNLNEWLVSLWVFSLGLLAFMLGSKYLPIVSAGKGEAGHVEA
- a CDS encoding 4Fe-4S dicluster domain-containing protein, whose product is MTRALPLEDALMRMQRDLRRALAKDPREIRWGMVIDLARCIGCHACTLACVAENKLPPGVVYRVVLEEEVGHYPMVRQRFVPRPCVHCQNPPCTKVCPVNATYRDEQGVVRVNYLRCIGCRYCLVACPYAARTSDFGERYTNDTPEMPGKLFGRRAAFAGYEERPAAEYGRRWPDRNGGSPFGNARKCHFCLHRLKVGMLPACVTSCIGRATIFGDRTDPDSLIFEALGSPRLFRLKEELGTQPAVYYLK